From the Theobroma cacao cultivar B97-61/B2 chromosome 2, Criollo_cocoa_genome_V2, whole genome shotgun sequence genome, one window contains:
- the LOC18610565 gene encoding phosphoenolpyruvate carboxylase 4 isoform X2 produces the protein MTDTTDDIAEEISFQSFEDDCKLLGNLLNDVLQREVGGQFMDKLERNRLLAQSASNMRLSGIEDMAELLEKQLASEISKMTLEEALTLARAFSHYLNLMGIAETHHRVRKGRNVTHLSRSCDDIFNQLVQGGISPNDLYNTVCKQEVEIVLTAHPTQINRRTLQYKHIRIAHLLEYNDRPDLGHEDREMLIEDLMREITSIWQTDELRRHKPTPVDEARAGLNIVEQSLWKAIPHYLRRVSNALKKHTGKPLPLTCTPIKFGSWMGGDRDGNPNVTAKVTRDVSLLSRWMAIDLYIREVDSLRFELSMNQCNDRLSRLAHEILEKETSSEDLHESRNQSLSRSQFKLHGQQAPSLPTQLPARADLPACTDYNDGGSQYPKLEFPRTDYMPLSRQDGQGSSSSEISSKDSSENLRKLLANGSVSNSNGSQSAVTPRGSFSSGQLLAQRKLFAESQIGRSSFHKLLEPSSSLRPGIAPYRIVLGDVKEKLMKTRRRLELLLEDLPCEYDPWDYYETTDQLLEPLLLCYESLQSCGAGILADGRLADLIRRVVAFGMVLMKLDLRQESGRHAETLDAITRYLDMGTYSEWDEEKKLEFLTKELKGKRPLVPPTIEVAPDVKEVLDTFRVAAELGSDSLGAYVISMASNASDVLAVELLQKDARLAVSGELGRPCPGGTLRVVPLFETVKDLRGAGSVIRKLLSIDWYREHIIKNHNGHQEVMVGYSDSGKDAGRFTAAWELYKAQEDVVAACNEFGIKVTLFHGRGGSIGRGGGPTYLAIQSQPPGSVMGTLRSTEQGEMVQAKFGLPQTAIRQLEIYTTAVLLATLRPPQPPREQKWCNLMEEISKISCQNYRSTVYENPDFLAYFHEATPQAELGFLNIGSRPTRRKASTGIGHLRAIPWVFAWTQTRFVLPAWLGVGAGLKGVCEKGHTEDLKAMYKEWPFFQSTIDLIEMVLGKADFPIAKHYDEVLVSESRRELGAELRRELMMTEKYVLVVSGHEKLSENNRSLRRLIESRLPYLNPMNMLQVEVLRRLRCDDDNKQLRDALQITINGIAAGMRNTG, from the exons ATGACGGACACGACGGACGATATAGCGGAGGAAATCTCATTTCAGAGCTTCGAGGATGACTGTAAGCTGCTGGGGAATCTGCTCAACGATGTCTTGCAGAGAGAAGTAGGCGGCCAGTTTATGGACAAGCTCGAGAGGAATCGGCTCCTCGCTCAG AGTGCTTCTAATATGCGGTTGTCCGGGATAGAGGATATGGCAGAGTTGCTAGAGAAGCAGCTAGCATCTGAGATATCGAAGATGACATTAGAGGAAGCCTTGACATTGGCTCGTGCTTTTAGCCATTACCTCAATTTGATGGGAATTGCTGAGACCCATCACAG GGTTCGTAAGGGGAGAAATGTTACACATCTATCAAGATCTTGTGATGACATTTTCAACCAGTTGGTTCAGGGTGGCATTTCTCCAAATGACCTTTATAACACTGTTTGCAAGCAG GAGGTTGAGATTGTTCTTACTGCACATCCCACCCAAATTAACCGACGTACCTTacaatataaacatataagaATTGCT CATCTGTTAGAATACAATGACCGACCTGATCTTGGTCATGAAGATCGAGAAATGCTAATTGAAGATCTG ATGAGAGAGATAACATCTATATGGCAGACTGATGAACTTAGACGCCACAAACCTACTCCTGTAGATGAAGCCAGGGCTG GTTTGAACATTGTGGAGCAATCCCTTTGGAAAGCTATACCTCATTACTTACGTCGTGTTAGCAATGCTCTAAAGAAA cATACAGGAAAGCCACTTCCACTAACATGCACCCCAATAAAGTTTGGTTCTTGGATGGGGGGGGATAGGGATGGAAATCCTAATGTCACAGCAAAG GTAACGAGGGATGTCTCACTTTTGTCTAGGTGGATGGCCATTGATCTGTACATCCGTGAAGTTGATAGCCTTAGATTTGAACTATCCATGAACCAATGCAATGATAGGTTATCCAGATTGGCTCATGAAATTCTAGAAAAAG AAACCTCATCGGAGGACCTGCATGAGAGTCGGAACCAATCTTTAAGCCGAAGTCAATTCAAGCTTCATGGCCAACAAGCTCCATCCCTTCCTACCCAACTTCCAGCTAGAGCAGATCTACCCGCCTGCACTG ATTACAATGATGGTGGATCTCAGTATCCAAAACTAGAATTCCCCAGGACTGATTACATGCCATTAAGTCGTCAG GATGGTCAGGGCTCTTCTAGTTCAGAAATTTCATCGAAGGATTCTAGTGAAAATCTACGCAAATTATTGGCAAATGGAAGTGTTTCTAACTCCAACGGGTCACAATCAGCTGTCACGCCACGGGGTTCTTTCTCCTCTGGTCAGCTTCTAGCTCAGAGGAAATTATTTGCAGAATCTCAGATAGGAAGGTCCAGCTTCCATAAGCTTCTTGAGCCAAGTTCGTCTCTACGTCCTGGAATTGCTCCCTATCGAATCGTTCTTGGAGATGTCAAGGAAAAG CtcatgaaaacacgaagacgGCTGGAACTTCTTCTGGAGGATCTTCCCTGTGAATATGATCCTTGGGATTACTATGAAACAACAGATCAACTTCTGGAACCGCTGCTTCTATGTTATGAGTCTCTG CAATCATGCGGGGCCGGGATATTAGCGGATGGTCGGCTTGCTGACCTGATTCGGAGAGTTGTCGCCTTTGGAATGGTGTTAATGAAGCTTGATTTGCGTCAG GAATCTGGTAGGCACGCTGAAACACTTGATGCAATTACCAGATATTTGGATATGGGTACTTATAGTGAGTGggatgaagaaaagaaacttgAGTTTTTGACAAAAGAGCTAAAGGGGAAGCGACCACTAGTTCCTCCTACTATAGAG GTTGCTCCTGATGTTAAAGAAGTGTTAGATACCTTCCGCGTTGCTGCCGAACTAGGAAGTGATTCTCTTGGAGCATATGTGATATCTATGGCATCCAAT GCAAGCGATGTCCTTGCTGTGGAGCTTCTGCAGAAAGATGCTCGACTTGCTGTTAGCGGGGAATTAGGGAGACCATGTCCTGGTGGAAC GTTGCGTGTGGTTCCCCTGTTTGAAACTGTAAAGGACCTCAGAGGAGCAGGTTCAGTGATcagaaaattattatcaattgaCTGGTATCGGGAGCACATTATAAAGAACCATAATGGGCATCAAGAA GTGATGGTTGGATATTCTGATTCGGGTAAAGATGCTGGGCGCTTCACTGCTGCATGGGAGCTTTACAAAGCCCAAGAGGATGTTGTTGCTGCTTGCAATGAGTTTGGAATCAAAGTTACTCTTTTCCATGGCCGAGGAGGGAGTATTGGTCGTGGTGGTGGTCCAACATACCTTGCCATTCAGTCCCAACCACCTGGTTCTGTAATG GGCACACTTCGCTCGACAGAGCAAGGGGAGATGGTGCAGGCGAAATTTGGTTTGCCACAGACTGCCATTAGACAGCTAGAAATATACACAACTGCTGTGCTCCTCGCAACTCTGCGTCCCCCGCAACCACCTCGAGAACAAAAATGGTGTAATCTCATGGAGGAGATCTCAAAAATCAGTTGCCAGAATTACCGAAGCACAGTGTATGAAAATCCAGATTTCCTTGCCTACTTCCATGAGGCTACACCCCAGGCTGAACTGGGCTTTCTTAACATAGGAAGCCGCCCTACAAGAAGAAAGGCCTCAACAGGAATCGGACATCTTCGAGCTATTCCATGGGTATTTGCATGGACCCAGACCAGATTTGTTCTTCCAGCTTGGCTTGGTGTTGGAGCTGGTTTAAAGGGTGTTTGTGAGAAGGGTCACACAGAGGACTTGAAAGCCATGTACAAAGAATGGCCATTTTTCCAATCTACAATCGACCTTATAGAGATGGTTTTAGGAAAGGCCGATTTTCCAATAGCCAAGCATTACGATGAAGTGCTAGTGTCTGAGAGCAGGCGGGAACTGGGTGCGGAACTTAGGAGGGAGCTGATGATGACAGAAAAGTATGTATTGGTGGTTAGTGGACATGAGAAACTATCTGAGAACAATCGAAGCTTGAGAAGGCTGATAGAGAGCAGGCTCCCGTATCTCAACCCCATGAACATGTTGCAAGTGGAGGTTCTTAGGAGGCTTAGATGTGATGATGATAACAAACAACTTAGAGATGCATTGCAAATTACTATAAATGGAATTGCAGCAGGGATGAGGAACACCGGTTAA
- the LOC18610565 gene encoding phosphoenolpyruvate carboxylase 4 isoform X3, producing MLIEDLMREITSIWQTDELRRHKPTPVDEARAGLNIVEQSLWKAIPHYLRRVSNALKKHTGKPLPLTCTPIKFGSWMGGDRDGNPNVTAKVTRDVSLLSRWMAIDLYIREVDSLRFELSMNQCNDRLSRLAHEILEKGVGCLAETSSEDLHESRNQSLSRSQFKLHGQQAPSLPTQLPARADLPACTDYNDGGSQYPKLEFPRTDYMPLSRQDGQGSSSSEISSKDSSENLRKLLANGSVSNSNGSQSAVTPRGSFSSGQLLAQRKLFAESQIGRSSFHKLLEPSSSLRPGIAPYRIVLGDVKEKLMKTRRRLELLLEDLPCEYDPWDYYETTDQLLEPLLLCYESLQSCGAGILADGRLADLIRRVVAFGMVLMKLDLRQESGRHAETLDAITRYLDMGTYSEWDEEKKLEFLTKELKGKRPLVPPTIEVAPDVKEVLDTFRVAAELGSDSLGAYVISMASNASDVLAVELLQKDARLAVSGELGRPCPGGTLRVVPLFETVKDLRGAGSVIRKLLSIDWYREHIIKNHNGHQEVMVGYSDSGKDAGRFTAAWELYKAQEDVVAACNEFGIKVTLFHGRGGSIGRGGGPTYLAIQSQPPGSVMGTLRSTEQGEMVQAKFGLPQTAIRQLEIYTTAVLLATLRPPQPPREQKWCNLMEEISKISCQNYRSTVYENPDFLAYFHEATPQAELGFLNIGSRPTRRKASTGIGHLRAIPWVFAWTQTRFVLPAWLGVGAGLKGVCEKGHTEDLKAMYKEWPFFQSTIDLIEMVLGKADFPIAKHYDEVLVSESRRELGAELRRELMMTEKYVLVVSGHEKLSENNRSLRRLIESRLPYLNPMNMLQVEVLRRLRCDDDNKQLRDALQITINGIAAGMRNTG from the exons ATGCTAATTGAAGATCTG ATGAGAGAGATAACATCTATATGGCAGACTGATGAACTTAGACGCCACAAACCTACTCCTGTAGATGAAGCCAGGGCTG GTTTGAACATTGTGGAGCAATCCCTTTGGAAAGCTATACCTCATTACTTACGTCGTGTTAGCAATGCTCTAAAGAAA cATACAGGAAAGCCACTTCCACTAACATGCACCCCAATAAAGTTTGGTTCTTGGATGGGGGGGGATAGGGATGGAAATCCTAATGTCACAGCAAAG GTAACGAGGGATGTCTCACTTTTGTCTAGGTGGATGGCCATTGATCTGTACATCCGTGAAGTTGATAGCCTTAGATTTGAACTATCCATGAACCAATGCAATGATAGGTTATCCAGATTGGCTCATGAAATTCTAGAAAAAGGTGTGGGCTGTTTGGCAG AAACCTCATCGGAGGACCTGCATGAGAGTCGGAACCAATCTTTAAGCCGAAGTCAATTCAAGCTTCATGGCCAACAAGCTCCATCCCTTCCTACCCAACTTCCAGCTAGAGCAGATCTACCCGCCTGCACTG ATTACAATGATGGTGGATCTCAGTATCCAAAACTAGAATTCCCCAGGACTGATTACATGCCATTAAGTCGTCAG GATGGTCAGGGCTCTTCTAGTTCAGAAATTTCATCGAAGGATTCTAGTGAAAATCTACGCAAATTATTGGCAAATGGAAGTGTTTCTAACTCCAACGGGTCACAATCAGCTGTCACGCCACGGGGTTCTTTCTCCTCTGGTCAGCTTCTAGCTCAGAGGAAATTATTTGCAGAATCTCAGATAGGAAGGTCCAGCTTCCATAAGCTTCTTGAGCCAAGTTCGTCTCTACGTCCTGGAATTGCTCCCTATCGAATCGTTCTTGGAGATGTCAAGGAAAAG CtcatgaaaacacgaagacgGCTGGAACTTCTTCTGGAGGATCTTCCCTGTGAATATGATCCTTGGGATTACTATGAAACAACAGATCAACTTCTGGAACCGCTGCTTCTATGTTATGAGTCTCTG CAATCATGCGGGGCCGGGATATTAGCGGATGGTCGGCTTGCTGACCTGATTCGGAGAGTTGTCGCCTTTGGAATGGTGTTAATGAAGCTTGATTTGCGTCAG GAATCTGGTAGGCACGCTGAAACACTTGATGCAATTACCAGATATTTGGATATGGGTACTTATAGTGAGTGggatgaagaaaagaaacttgAGTTTTTGACAAAAGAGCTAAAGGGGAAGCGACCACTAGTTCCTCCTACTATAGAG GTTGCTCCTGATGTTAAAGAAGTGTTAGATACCTTCCGCGTTGCTGCCGAACTAGGAAGTGATTCTCTTGGAGCATATGTGATATCTATGGCATCCAAT GCAAGCGATGTCCTTGCTGTGGAGCTTCTGCAGAAAGATGCTCGACTTGCTGTTAGCGGGGAATTAGGGAGACCATGTCCTGGTGGAAC GTTGCGTGTGGTTCCCCTGTTTGAAACTGTAAAGGACCTCAGAGGAGCAGGTTCAGTGATcagaaaattattatcaattgaCTGGTATCGGGAGCACATTATAAAGAACCATAATGGGCATCAAGAA GTGATGGTTGGATATTCTGATTCGGGTAAAGATGCTGGGCGCTTCACTGCTGCATGGGAGCTTTACAAAGCCCAAGAGGATGTTGTTGCTGCTTGCAATGAGTTTGGAATCAAAGTTACTCTTTTCCATGGCCGAGGAGGGAGTATTGGTCGTGGTGGTGGTCCAACATACCTTGCCATTCAGTCCCAACCACCTGGTTCTGTAATG GGCACACTTCGCTCGACAGAGCAAGGGGAGATGGTGCAGGCGAAATTTGGTTTGCCACAGACTGCCATTAGACAGCTAGAAATATACACAACTGCTGTGCTCCTCGCAACTCTGCGTCCCCCGCAACCACCTCGAGAACAAAAATGGTGTAATCTCATGGAGGAGATCTCAAAAATCAGTTGCCAGAATTACCGAAGCACAGTGTATGAAAATCCAGATTTCCTTGCCTACTTCCATGAGGCTACACCCCAGGCTGAACTGGGCTTTCTTAACATAGGAAGCCGCCCTACAAGAAGAAAGGCCTCAACAGGAATCGGACATCTTCGAGCTATTCCATGGGTATTTGCATGGACCCAGACCAGATTTGTTCTTCCAGCTTGGCTTGGTGTTGGAGCTGGTTTAAAGGGTGTTTGTGAGAAGGGTCACACAGAGGACTTGAAAGCCATGTACAAAGAATGGCCATTTTTCCAATCTACAATCGACCTTATAGAGATGGTTTTAGGAAAGGCCGATTTTCCAATAGCCAAGCATTACGATGAAGTGCTAGTGTCTGAGAGCAGGCGGGAACTGGGTGCGGAACTTAGGAGGGAGCTGATGATGACAGAAAAGTATGTATTGGTGGTTAGTGGACATGAGAAACTATCTGAGAACAATCGAAGCTTGAGAAGGCTGATAGAGAGCAGGCTCCCGTATCTCAACCCCATGAACATGTTGCAAGTGGAGGTTCTTAGGAGGCTTAGATGTGATGATGATAACAAACAACTTAGAGATGCATTGCAAATTACTATAAATGGAATTGCAGCAGGGATGAGGAACACCGGTTAA
- the LOC18610565 gene encoding phosphoenolpyruvate carboxylase 4 isoform X1, whose translation MTDTTDDIAEEISFQSFEDDCKLLGNLLNDVLQREVGGQFMDKLERNRLLAQSASNMRLSGIEDMAELLEKQLASEISKMTLEEALTLARAFSHYLNLMGIAETHHRVRKGRNVTHLSRSCDDIFNQLVQGGISPNDLYNTVCKQEVEIVLTAHPTQINRRTLQYKHIRIAHLLEYNDRPDLGHEDREMLIEDLMREITSIWQTDELRRHKPTPVDEARAGLNIVEQSLWKAIPHYLRRVSNALKKHTGKPLPLTCTPIKFGSWMGGDRDGNPNVTAKVTRDVSLLSRWMAIDLYIREVDSLRFELSMNQCNDRLSRLAHEILEKGVGCLAETSSEDLHESRNQSLSRSQFKLHGQQAPSLPTQLPARADLPACTDYNDGGSQYPKLEFPRTDYMPLSRQDGQGSSSSEISSKDSSENLRKLLANGSVSNSNGSQSAVTPRGSFSSGQLLAQRKLFAESQIGRSSFHKLLEPSSSLRPGIAPYRIVLGDVKEKLMKTRRRLELLLEDLPCEYDPWDYYETTDQLLEPLLLCYESLQSCGAGILADGRLADLIRRVVAFGMVLMKLDLRQESGRHAETLDAITRYLDMGTYSEWDEEKKLEFLTKELKGKRPLVPPTIEVAPDVKEVLDTFRVAAELGSDSLGAYVISMASNASDVLAVELLQKDARLAVSGELGRPCPGGTLRVVPLFETVKDLRGAGSVIRKLLSIDWYREHIIKNHNGHQEVMVGYSDSGKDAGRFTAAWELYKAQEDVVAACNEFGIKVTLFHGRGGSIGRGGGPTYLAIQSQPPGSVMGTLRSTEQGEMVQAKFGLPQTAIRQLEIYTTAVLLATLRPPQPPREQKWCNLMEEISKISCQNYRSTVYENPDFLAYFHEATPQAELGFLNIGSRPTRRKASTGIGHLRAIPWVFAWTQTRFVLPAWLGVGAGLKGVCEKGHTEDLKAMYKEWPFFQSTIDLIEMVLGKADFPIAKHYDEVLVSESRRELGAELRRELMMTEKYVLVVSGHEKLSENNRSLRRLIESRLPYLNPMNMLQVEVLRRLRCDDDNKQLRDALQITINGIAAGMRNTG comes from the exons ATGACGGACACGACGGACGATATAGCGGAGGAAATCTCATTTCAGAGCTTCGAGGATGACTGTAAGCTGCTGGGGAATCTGCTCAACGATGTCTTGCAGAGAGAAGTAGGCGGCCAGTTTATGGACAAGCTCGAGAGGAATCGGCTCCTCGCTCAG AGTGCTTCTAATATGCGGTTGTCCGGGATAGAGGATATGGCAGAGTTGCTAGAGAAGCAGCTAGCATCTGAGATATCGAAGATGACATTAGAGGAAGCCTTGACATTGGCTCGTGCTTTTAGCCATTACCTCAATTTGATGGGAATTGCTGAGACCCATCACAG GGTTCGTAAGGGGAGAAATGTTACACATCTATCAAGATCTTGTGATGACATTTTCAACCAGTTGGTTCAGGGTGGCATTTCTCCAAATGACCTTTATAACACTGTTTGCAAGCAG GAGGTTGAGATTGTTCTTACTGCACATCCCACCCAAATTAACCGACGTACCTTacaatataaacatataagaATTGCT CATCTGTTAGAATACAATGACCGACCTGATCTTGGTCATGAAGATCGAGAAATGCTAATTGAAGATCTG ATGAGAGAGATAACATCTATATGGCAGACTGATGAACTTAGACGCCACAAACCTACTCCTGTAGATGAAGCCAGGGCTG GTTTGAACATTGTGGAGCAATCCCTTTGGAAAGCTATACCTCATTACTTACGTCGTGTTAGCAATGCTCTAAAGAAA cATACAGGAAAGCCACTTCCACTAACATGCACCCCAATAAAGTTTGGTTCTTGGATGGGGGGGGATAGGGATGGAAATCCTAATGTCACAGCAAAG GTAACGAGGGATGTCTCACTTTTGTCTAGGTGGATGGCCATTGATCTGTACATCCGTGAAGTTGATAGCCTTAGATTTGAACTATCCATGAACCAATGCAATGATAGGTTATCCAGATTGGCTCATGAAATTCTAGAAAAAGGTGTGGGCTGTTTGGCAG AAACCTCATCGGAGGACCTGCATGAGAGTCGGAACCAATCTTTAAGCCGAAGTCAATTCAAGCTTCATGGCCAACAAGCTCCATCCCTTCCTACCCAACTTCCAGCTAGAGCAGATCTACCCGCCTGCACTG ATTACAATGATGGTGGATCTCAGTATCCAAAACTAGAATTCCCCAGGACTGATTACATGCCATTAAGTCGTCAG GATGGTCAGGGCTCTTCTAGTTCAGAAATTTCATCGAAGGATTCTAGTGAAAATCTACGCAAATTATTGGCAAATGGAAGTGTTTCTAACTCCAACGGGTCACAATCAGCTGTCACGCCACGGGGTTCTTTCTCCTCTGGTCAGCTTCTAGCTCAGAGGAAATTATTTGCAGAATCTCAGATAGGAAGGTCCAGCTTCCATAAGCTTCTTGAGCCAAGTTCGTCTCTACGTCCTGGAATTGCTCCCTATCGAATCGTTCTTGGAGATGTCAAGGAAAAG CtcatgaaaacacgaagacgGCTGGAACTTCTTCTGGAGGATCTTCCCTGTGAATATGATCCTTGGGATTACTATGAAACAACAGATCAACTTCTGGAACCGCTGCTTCTATGTTATGAGTCTCTG CAATCATGCGGGGCCGGGATATTAGCGGATGGTCGGCTTGCTGACCTGATTCGGAGAGTTGTCGCCTTTGGAATGGTGTTAATGAAGCTTGATTTGCGTCAG GAATCTGGTAGGCACGCTGAAACACTTGATGCAATTACCAGATATTTGGATATGGGTACTTATAGTGAGTGggatgaagaaaagaaacttgAGTTTTTGACAAAAGAGCTAAAGGGGAAGCGACCACTAGTTCCTCCTACTATAGAG GTTGCTCCTGATGTTAAAGAAGTGTTAGATACCTTCCGCGTTGCTGCCGAACTAGGAAGTGATTCTCTTGGAGCATATGTGATATCTATGGCATCCAAT GCAAGCGATGTCCTTGCTGTGGAGCTTCTGCAGAAAGATGCTCGACTTGCTGTTAGCGGGGAATTAGGGAGACCATGTCCTGGTGGAAC GTTGCGTGTGGTTCCCCTGTTTGAAACTGTAAAGGACCTCAGAGGAGCAGGTTCAGTGATcagaaaattattatcaattgaCTGGTATCGGGAGCACATTATAAAGAACCATAATGGGCATCAAGAA GTGATGGTTGGATATTCTGATTCGGGTAAAGATGCTGGGCGCTTCACTGCTGCATGGGAGCTTTACAAAGCCCAAGAGGATGTTGTTGCTGCTTGCAATGAGTTTGGAATCAAAGTTACTCTTTTCCATGGCCGAGGAGGGAGTATTGGTCGTGGTGGTGGTCCAACATACCTTGCCATTCAGTCCCAACCACCTGGTTCTGTAATG GGCACACTTCGCTCGACAGAGCAAGGGGAGATGGTGCAGGCGAAATTTGGTTTGCCACAGACTGCCATTAGACAGCTAGAAATATACACAACTGCTGTGCTCCTCGCAACTCTGCGTCCCCCGCAACCACCTCGAGAACAAAAATGGTGTAATCTCATGGAGGAGATCTCAAAAATCAGTTGCCAGAATTACCGAAGCACAGTGTATGAAAATCCAGATTTCCTTGCCTACTTCCATGAGGCTACACCCCAGGCTGAACTGGGCTTTCTTAACATAGGAAGCCGCCCTACAAGAAGAAAGGCCTCAACAGGAATCGGACATCTTCGAGCTATTCCATGGGTATTTGCATGGACCCAGACCAGATTTGTTCTTCCAGCTTGGCTTGGTGTTGGAGCTGGTTTAAAGGGTGTTTGTGAGAAGGGTCACACAGAGGACTTGAAAGCCATGTACAAAGAATGGCCATTTTTCCAATCTACAATCGACCTTATAGAGATGGTTTTAGGAAAGGCCGATTTTCCAATAGCCAAGCATTACGATGAAGTGCTAGTGTCTGAGAGCAGGCGGGAACTGGGTGCGGAACTTAGGAGGGAGCTGATGATGACAGAAAAGTATGTATTGGTGGTTAGTGGACATGAGAAACTATCTGAGAACAATCGAAGCTTGAGAAGGCTGATAGAGAGCAGGCTCCCGTATCTCAACCCCATGAACATGTTGCAAGTGGAGGTTCTTAGGAGGCTTAGATGTGATGATGATAACAAACAACTTAGAGATGCATTGCAAATTACTATAAATGGAATTGCAGCAGGGATGAGGAACACCGGTTAA